Proteins encoded in a region of the Oscillospiraceae bacterium MB24-C1 genome:
- a CDS encoding MarR family transcriptional regulator: MQEQRSYLYHIFFRICRHFMQVRRNNGLRPGEFSVLWTIEQAEGQALHPAEISKHMGITRPSLTPILRDLEARGLIQCRIDSQDGRRYLVEITDKCREFRIKQINRHKLLFDQLIGNLDQHELEDFLRILHKLEANLQNEGENNGDTFL, translated from the coding sequence ATGCAGGAACAGCGGTCATATCTTTATCACATCTTTTTCAGAATTTGCCGTCATTTCATGCAGGTGCGGCGCAACAACGGGTTGAGGCCGGGCGAATTTAGTGTGCTTTGGACGATTGAACAGGCGGAAGGTCAGGCGCTGCACCCTGCCGAAATTAGCAAACACATGGGCATTACCCGCCCCTCGCTGACGCCCATTTTGCGGGACTTGGAAGCGCGGGGTCTGATACAATGCCGGATAGATTCTCAGGATGGACGCAGATATTTGGTGGAGATTACCGATAAATGCAGAGAGTTTAGAATAAAGCAAATTAATCGCCATAAGCTATTATTTGACCAATTAATAGGCAATTTGGACCAGCACGAGCTAGAGGATTTCTTACGTATTCTGCACAAGCTGGAAGCCAACTTGCAAAATGAGGGCGAAAATAACGGAGACACATTTTTATGA
- a CDS encoding ABC transporter ATP-binding protein: MSNIFSHLKSFYLECTYAVIAMVLAALTELGLPFLLAELINQGLYYNDTALVLRLGSMMLLLAIISVSGTLLNSYFSAKISAGVSRALRRQIFDKIEGFSLSETDRFGTASLITRSTNDVTQVQNYIYVLLRLVLRAPIMIIGGVTLAFLKSPTLSMVLLLMLPALFLMVTGIARRGMPLSTAMQQKLDNVTLVMREKLTGVRVIRAFDNENYEKKRFDKASRDLTEASIKMNRTMALLFPAANVVMAAATVAIVWFGAIKAVQGTIMVGDIMAMVQYITQILMSIMMLSMVFVMLPRAMSSVKRITEVLETETQITDPVECRITPGEGRLTFENVSFRYPGAQDAALSHISFTASPGQTTAIIGSTGSGKSTLLKLVERFYDATQGRVCIDGIDVRDYSQQDLRQKLGYVPQKAVLFSGSIADNLRFGSPDATDEILTAAVETAQAREFVSERAEGYQAPISQGGTNLSGGQKQRLAIARAIVRRPSIYLFDDSFSALDFETDARLRAALQKDMGNATVLIVAQRVSTVTNADQILVLDGGEQVGLGTHKVLFKSCAVYRDIVKSQLSAEEIDDE; this comes from the coding sequence ATGAGCAATATTTTTTCACATCTGAAGTCTTTTTATCTGGAATGTACCTATGCCGTTATAGCAATGGTACTGGCAGCGCTCACTGAGCTGGGGCTGCCCTTTTTGCTAGCTGAGCTGATTAATCAAGGTCTATATTACAACGATACGGCGCTTGTATTGCGACTAGGCAGCATGATGCTGCTGCTGGCAATCATCAGCGTTAGTGGCACTCTTTTAAATAGCTACTTCAGTGCGAAAATTTCGGCCGGGGTCAGCCGAGCACTCCGGCGGCAGATATTTGATAAAATCGAAGGTTTTTCACTCTCTGAAACTGACCGATTTGGTACTGCCTCGTTGATTACACGCTCGACAAACGACGTTACGCAGGTGCAAAACTATATCTATGTGCTGCTGCGGCTAGTGTTGCGCGCGCCAATTATGATTATTGGCGGCGTGACACTGGCTTTTCTCAAAAGTCCGACCCTCTCTATGGTTTTGCTGCTGATGCTACCGGCCCTTTTTTTGATGGTTACCGGAATTGCCCGTCGCGGTATGCCGCTTTCCACAGCGATGCAGCAAAAGCTTGACAACGTAACGCTGGTCATGCGTGAAAAGTTGACCGGTGTCAGGGTGATCCGTGCCTTTGATAATGAAAATTATGAAAAAAAGCGCTTCGATAAGGCGAGCCGCGATTTAACCGAGGCCTCAATTAAAATGAACCGGACGATGGCGTTGCTGTTCCCCGCGGCGAATGTGGTTATGGCAGCAGCTACAGTAGCAATTGTCTGGTTCGGTGCCATTAAAGCGGTACAGGGTACTATAATGGTTGGCGACATCATGGCGATGGTGCAGTATATCACCCAGATTCTTATGTCCATCATGATGCTCTCGATGGTCTTTGTCATGCTACCGCGTGCTATGTCTTCAGTGAAGCGTATTACCGAGGTACTTGAAACCGAAACGCAGATTACTGATCCGGTAGAATGCCGGATAACACCGGGTGAGGGCCGGCTCACTTTTGAGAATGTCAGCTTTCGCTACCCCGGTGCGCAGGATGCGGCGTTGTCCCACATTAGCTTTACAGCGTCTCCAGGGCAGACGACGGCGATTATCGGAAGCACCGGTAGCGGAAAAAGTACGCTGCTGAAGCTGGTGGAGCGTTTTTATGACGCCACCCAAGGGCGTGTATGCATCGACGGGATTGATGTTAGGGACTATTCGCAGCAGGATTTGCGCCAAAAGCTGGGGTATGTGCCGCAAAAAGCGGTGCTGTTTTCAGGAAGTATTGCCGATAATCTGCGTTTTGGATCTCCGGATGCTACCGACGAGATACTGACTGCAGCCGTTGAGACTGCACAGGCCCGAGAATTTGTTTCCGAGCGTGCCGAGGGTTATCAGGCACCGATATCGCAGGGTGGAACGAATCTTTCCGGTGGACAGAAGCAACGCCTTGCCATTGCCAGAGCTATTGTGCGCAGACCCAGCATCTATCTGTTCGACGACAGCTTTTCGGCGCTGGACTTTGAAACCGACGCGCGCCTTCGTGCCGCGCTACAAAAGGATATGGGCAACGCCACTGTGCTCATTGTAGCGCAGCGTGTTTCCACCGTTACGAACGCTGACCAGATTCTCGTGCTGGACGGCGGTGAACAGGTGGGGCTGGGTACGCATAAGGTGCTGTTTAAAAGCTGTGCCGTTTATCGTGACATTGTTAAATCACAGCTTTCGGCGGAGGAAATTGACGATGAGTGA
- a CDS encoding ABC transporter ATP-binding protein: protein MSETNNKNQKLFVGGRHGGRTMMATARAKNFKGSFMRLVGFLKPYSILLLVVLLLNIISTAVSALVPKALSGAVNEIARGTQAVLTGTGAGVSMALVGRVLTIIAVMYLLSSAANYTVQYILSGLTQRAMYDLRKRADEKLSRLPLSYFDKNPFGDTLSRVTNDIDTIANSLQQSLNQALSSLLSIVMVFVVMLTISPWLTLAGLGAMPLGIILSGALIKFSQKFFKGQQKSLGELNGYIEETYNGHEVIKAFGREQASRQHFAQLNDALYDYAWKAQFSSGIMMPVIIFITNLGYVVVAIAGGYMITTGNLLVGDIQAMIQYIRQFSHPVSMVANIANILQSAVAAAERVFELLDEPEETPDPVQPKTIANAKGEVRIEDLTFGYGDEPVLKNISVWAKNGQRVAIVGPTGSGKTTLVNLLMRFYEPQQGGITIDGIKLSDMTRAELRSHFGMVLQDTWLFKGSIMENIRYGRLNATDEEVITAAKAACAHRFIRQLPDGYDFELGEDATNISQGQRQLLTIARALLADPDILILDEATSSVDTRTEQLIQNAMTTLMQGRTSFVIAHRLSTIKDADAIIVMKDGEIIERGNHETLLAAGGFYKNLYQSQFAH, encoded by the coding sequence ATGAGTGAAACCAACAACAAAAACCAAAAGCTGTTTGTCGGTGGAAGGCACGGCGGTAGAACCATGATGGCAACGGCGCGCGCCAAAAACTTTAAGGGCAGCTTTATGCGGCTGGTTGGGTTTTTAAAACCCTATTCCATCTTGCTTTTGGTTGTGCTACTGCTAAATATAATTTCCACCGCTGTCAGCGCGCTGGTGCCAAAGGCGCTTTCCGGTGCGGTCAACGAGATTGCCAGAGGTACACAGGCCGTGCTGACTGGTACGGGAGCAGGCGTCTCTATGGCGCTGGTTGGGCGTGTTCTGACGATTATAGCAGTGATGTACCTTCTTTCTTCCGCTGCGAACTATACTGTGCAATATATTCTCTCGGGGCTAACCCAACGGGCTATGTACGACCTGCGTAAACGGGCGGACGAGAAACTCTCGCGTCTGCCGCTGTCTTATTTTGATAAAAATCCGTTTGGTGATACGCTCTCGCGTGTTACCAACGATATCGACACCATTGCAAACTCGTTACAGCAAAGCTTGAATCAGGCCCTCAGCTCTCTGCTGAGCATTGTCATGGTTTTTGTTGTGATGCTGACCATCAGCCCGTGGCTTACGCTTGCAGGGCTAGGTGCCATGCCGCTGGGTATAATTCTATCGGGGGCACTGATTAAATTCTCGCAGAAGTTTTTTAAGGGCCAGCAAAAGTCGCTGGGCGAATTGAACGGTTATATTGAAGAGACCTACAACGGGCATGAGGTCATCAAGGCATTTGGCAGAGAGCAAGCCTCGCGGCAGCATTTTGCACAACTTAACGACGCCTTGTATGACTACGCATGGAAGGCGCAGTTTTCTTCCGGCATTATGATGCCAGTCATCATCTTTATTACCAACCTTGGCTATGTGGTGGTGGCGATTGCCGGCGGTTATATGATCACCACAGGGAATCTCTTGGTAGGCGATATTCAGGCTATGATACAATATATACGCCAGTTTTCGCACCCTGTTTCAATGGTGGCAAATATTGCGAACATTTTGCAGTCGGCCGTGGCGGCTGCAGAGCGCGTGTTTGAGTTGCTAGATGAACCTGAGGAGACGCCCGACCCTGTCCAGCCAAAAACAATCGCAAACGCCAAAGGCGAAGTACGTATAGAAGACCTGACCTTTGGCTATGGCGACGAGCCGGTGCTTAAAAACATTTCGGTGTGGGCAAAGAATGGTCAGCGGGTGGCCATAGTTGGCCCGACCGGTTCGGGAAAGACAACATTGGTTAATCTCTTGATGCGCTTTTATGAGCCGCAGCAGGGGGGGATCACTATTGATGGCATTAAACTGTCCGATATGACCCGAGCCGAATTGCGCAGCCATTTTGGCATGGTGTTACAGGACACCTGGCTGTTTAAAGGCAGCATTATGGAAAACATTCGCTATGGTCGGCTGAATGCGACCGATGAAGAAGTGATTACCGCTGCCAAGGCCGCCTGTGCGCACCGGTTTATCCGCCAGCTCCCAGATGGGTATGACTTTGAGCTTGGCGAGGACGCCACCAATATTTCGCAGGGGCAGCGGCAGCTGCTTACCATTGCGCGGGCGCTGTTGGCTGACCCGGATATTTTGATTCTAGACGAAGCGACCAGTTCTGTGGATACCCGAACTGAGCAATTGATTCAAAATGCCATGACGACGCTGATGCAGGGGCGCACGTCGTTTGTGATTGCGCACCGCCTTTCCACCATAAAAGATGCCGACGCAATCATTGTCATGAAGGATGGCGAGATTATTGAGCGCGGAAACCATGAAACACTCTTGGCGGCAGGCGGATTTTATAAGAACCTATATCAAAGCCAGTTTGCACATTGA
- the fabZ gene encoding 3-hydroxyacyl-ACP dehydratase FabZ: MNRDAIKALLPHREPMLLVDEAERHEDQRATGRYTVRGDEWFLQGHFPGNPVVPGVVLCEIMAQTCCVLFAEDAVGKTPYYTGLDKVKFRRKVLPGDTIDIECVITKQKGPFCFVSGKGTVNGELAVSADFSFALMA, from the coding sequence ATGAACCGTGATGCGATCAAAGCGCTTCTCCCCCATCGCGAACCGATGCTATTAGTGGACGAAGCAGAGCGCCACGAAGACCAGCGTGCAACGGGGCGCTACACCGTGCGGGGCGACGAGTGGTTTTTGCAAGGGCATTTCCCGGGGAATCCGGTCGTGCCGGGCGTTGTACTCTGTGAGATTATGGCGCAGACCTGCTGTGTACTGTTTGCAGAGGATGCTGTGGGCAAGACGCCGTACTACACCGGTCTGGATAAGGTAAAATTCCGTCGCAAGGTACTGCCGGGCGACACAATTGACATTGAATGTGTCATCACAAAGCAAAAAGGCCCGTTCTGCTTTGTTAGCGGAAAAGGCACCGTAAACGGAGAGTTGGCGGTTTCAGCCGATTTTTCGTTTGCGCTGATGGCTTGA